The Theropithecus gelada isolate Dixy chromosome 11, Tgel_1.0, whole genome shotgun sequence genome includes a region encoding these proteins:
- the SLCO1A2 gene encoding solute carrier organic anion transporter family member 1A2 isoform X2, translated as MENGTQILRPTQDPSECTKEVKSLMWMYVLVGNIVRGMGETPILPLGISYIEDFAKSENSPLYIGLIETGAIIGPLIGLLLASFCANVYVDTGSVNTDDLTITSTDTRWVGAWWFGFLICAGVNVLTAIPFFFLPKTLPKEGLENNADIIKNENEDKQREEDKKEKYGITKDFLPFMKSLSCNPIYMLFILISVIQFNAFVNMISFMPKYIEQQYGKSSSDAIFLIGIYNLPPICIGYIIGGLIMKKFKITVKQAAHIGCWLSLLEYLLHFLSFLLTCENSSVVGINTSYEGIPQDLYMGNNVFANCNVDCNCPSKIWDPVCGNNGLSYLSACLAGCETSIGMGINMVFQNCSCIQTSGNSSAVLGLCDKGPDCSMMLQYFLILSAMSSFIYSLAAIPGYMVLLRCMKSEEKSLGVGLHTFCTRVFAGIPAPIYFGALMDSTCLHWGTLKCGESGACRIYDSTTFRYIYLGLPAALRGSSFVPALIILILLRKYHLPGENASSGTELIETKVKGKKNECKDMYQKSTVLNDDELKTKL; from the exons ATGGAAAATGGAACCCAGATTTTAAGACCAACGCAGGATCCATCAG agtgTACAAAGGAAGTTAAATCATTAATGTGGATGTACGTCCTGGTAGGCAATATTGTACGTGGAATGGGCGAAACTCCCATCCTGCCTTTGGGTATTTCCTATATAGAAGATTTTGCCAAATCTGAAAATTCTCCTTTATATATTG GGCTTATAGAAACAGGAGCTATTATTGGTCCTTTGATTGGACTTTTGTTGGCATCGTTCTGTGCAAATGTTTATGTTGACACTGGATCTGTGAACACAG ATGATCTGACCATAACTTCCACTGACACTCGTTGGGTTGGTGCATGGTGGTTTGGCTTTCTGATTTGTGCAGGAGTTAATGTGCTCACtgccattccttttttctttttgcccaaaACACTTCCAAAGGAAGGACTGGAGAATAATGCTGacatcattaaaaatgaaaatgaagacaaacaaagagaagaggacaagaaagaaaaatatggaatcacTAAAg attttctacCATTCATGAAAAGTCTTTCCTGCAATCCAATTTATATGCTTTTCATACTTATAAGTGTGATACAGTTCAACGCATTCGTTAACATGATCTCCTTCATGCCTAAATACATAGAACAGCAATATGGAAAATCATCTTCAGATGCAATCTTTCTAATAg gTATTTATAACTTACCTCCAATATGTATTGGATACATAATTGGTGGTTTAATTATGAAGAAGTTCAAGATTACTGTCAAACAAGCTGCCCACATAGGATGTTGGTTATCCTTACTTGAGTATCttctccattttttatcttttctcttgaCTTGTGAAAATTCTTCAGTTGTTGGAATAAATACCTCTTATGAAGG aATTCCACAAGATTTGTATATGGGAAATAACGTCTTTGCTAATTGCAATGTGGATTGCAACTGTCCATCTAAAATATGGGATCCTGTGTGTGGAAACAATGGCTTGTCATATCTGTCAGCTTGTCTTGCTGGTTGTGAGACATCCATTGGAATGGGAATAAACATG gTGTTCCAAAATTGCAGCTGTATTCAAACTTCAGGAAATTCATCTGCAGTTCTTGGGCTGTGTGACAAAGGACCTGACTGTTCCATGATGCTCCAGTACTTCCTAATCTTGTCAGCAATGAGcagtttcatttattctttggcTGCCATACCTGGATATATGGTTCTCTTGAg GTGTATGAAATCTGAAGAGAAGTCCCTTGGTGTGGGATTACATACATTTTGCACAAGAGTATTTG CTGGCATTCCTGCACCTATATATTTTGGCGCTTTAATGGATTCCACATGTTTACACTGGGGAACTTTGAAATGTGGTGAGTCAGGGGCATGCAGGATATATGATTCCACCACCTTCAG atacatcTACCTTGGATTGCCGGCAGCATTAAGAGGATCAAGCTTTGTTCCAGCCTTAATCATCCTAATTCTTTTGAGGAAGTATCATCTACCTGGTGAAAATGCCTCTTCAGGAACCGAGCTGATAGAGACAAAAgtcaaagggaagaaaaatgagtGCAAAGATATGTACCAAAAGTCCACGGTTTTGAATGATGATGAATTGAAAACTAAATTGTAA